From a region of the Solanum stenotomum isolate F172 chromosome 2, ASM1918654v1, whole genome shotgun sequence genome:
- the LOC125856096 gene encoding uncharacterized protein LOC125856096 gives MPPRRANSHNANPHNANAVPPVLNHEVTNWKENKVENAALVTSDCFTRALQDRFFPRELREAKAQELMNLNQSLMYVYEYELKFTQLSRNAMLLGDIDISRFMTHAQQVEGEKLREMAKDNKKARTGNYEYSHQRLANRTFPTVPKYGKNNPSECFAGKEGCFGCGQFGHRMKDNHSDMQGQGDNKAQSTTSAAPPGHPTQQGASSSISGGQR, from the exons atgcctcctcgtagagctaactCACATAATGCTAATCCCCACAATGCTAATGCAGTTCCTCCAgtcctaaatcatgaggttacGAAT TGGAAGGAAAACAAGGTTGAGAATGCAGCTCTTGTGACATCAGATTGTTTTACTAGAGCTCTTCAGGATAGGTTCTTtccaagagagttgagggaggctaaaGCTCAGGAGCTTATGAACTTGAATCAGAGTTTAATGTATGTCTATGAATATGAGCTAAAGTTCACTCAGCTTTCTAG GAATGCTATGCTATTAGGGGATATTGATATCTCTAGattcatgactcatgctcagcaagTTGAGGGAGAAAAGCTTAGGGAAATGGCTAAGGACAACAAGAAGGCTAGAACAGGAAATTATGAATACTCTCATCAAAGGCTGG CTAACCGTACTTTTCCAACCGTCCCAAAGTATGGTAAGAACAATCCAAGTGAGTGTTTTGCTGGCAAAGAAGGGTGTTTTGGATGTGGTCAGTTTGGTCATAGGATGAAGGATAACCATTCTGACATGCAAGGACAAGGAGATAACAAAGCTCAGTCTACTACTTCAGCAGCTCCACCGGGTCACCCTACTCAGCAGGGTGCCTCGTCCAGTATAAGTGGTGGTCAGCGCTAG